In Mesoplodon densirostris isolate mMesDen1 chromosome 15, mMesDen1 primary haplotype, whole genome shotgun sequence, the DNA window gctgtagataatattctgagctgtatcctgtgagctgtattgtagatactgaaacccacaccgggtggaagaagttaactacatggtGACcggactgtagccatgacataagctgccacaattctgagaactggcctcaaggaaatgggaaaaacccagccctggaactgaagactaactgtacttaaaacaatcaagatgacacaggtcagaccaccacatgaccaatttcacgatgactgtcagagctgactgtcaTCAgagctgtttctgcatgtagccccttCCCTCTGtgtataaaagctcttgccccctgattgtcAGGGCgggagttggcctttggacaggTGTCTGCCCTCCCCTGCTGGTtgccagcatccaaaataaagcaaactttcctttccaccagccTGGCCTCTTTATTGGATTTTGAGCAGTGAGCAGCCGGACCCCACTTTCGTTACAAACCTACAatgtcttttcattcatttagagATAAAATACAAAGTTCCTAACGTGGACTCAAAGCCTTTCATGTTCTGGTACCAGTCCACCTCTTCAGCCTTATCATGCTCTacactttttttgaatttttctttttataaattattatatttacgAATTATCTCTCCTATGTGTGGCAGGCCACTTGCACTttgttgaaaagaaagaaagcaaaaaaaggaaaagcaacaggTAGCATGAATAAGTACTATATTATTGATAATGTATTTTATAAGAGGAAAAATTTTTGGCATGTAAGCGTTCCACAGATCACttaaattcaaataaatgtgGGTGTCTAGGTGAGTAGGTTTGAATAGTAGATACGATGTTTGAAACAGCAGCTATGTTATTTCAAATTCAGGTGAAGATAGAGTGTTGAAATATCCTTTTATCATATCTTGAACATTTTGTCCACATGGGAGTTACCATGGGGAGATACAGTAGGTTTACATGGGTttgtagaaaaagagaaacagacagacaTGGTATTTCAACCAACACATTCTTAGTGATGACTATGAGTTTGGAAaggaaaatgaatcaaagacaaCCTGTTACTTCCAGCAATCAAGGTTCAGGAACAGCTCTGTGAATGTCCCCCAAGTGTAGCTGCTGGCTAATCACATCTCAGGGGAAGAGACTCTGCCATAGAAGAGGAGGCTGTTGGTCTTGTTGTGCTTGATGAAGAACAGGAAAGGGTGGTCACAACGGAAACTGTCTGTAGTTGGTCTTGATGTTAAACGAACTTCTACTCCAGTCGAAGCTGCAGCCTCTGTGCCCTCCTCATTCACCTCCACGAAGGACTTGTGGAGGACTTTTGACAACACCAGACCTTGTCCCCCGGTCATGCCTGAGAAGTCGGCTTTCCCCAGACTGAAGGCGTCCACCATCCCCAGGGCTATCAGCGTGGGCTTGAGGGAATAGCTCTCCTCCACTTTGAACCGAGGTAGGTATAAATCCACTTGTAACTCCTTCATATTCTGTGGGCTCGTCCACTCTATTAACTTCTCAGCAGTGAGTTGATCTTCAAGCTATAACAATGGAAAAAGGAACAACTGGTAAGACTGTCAGTGGACACGGAGCTCCCCTTAACACTGGATTGAAACGTGGAAATCCTTTAACAGTAAACATAAATACAGGAGATTCAGTTGATATGGTTTTATCTGAGGAGGTAAAAATAACAGAGTcctgaatatatattatataatcaaATAAATGTTCTTATATTTTCATGACtttgctatttatatatatatatgtacacattaataatatatgcatatgtataaatatctatacaaatgtatatatatatgcacacatatatgcaacagaatggttaaataaaattatttgtagaTGAGCGATCCACTTCTTAAGCTCGTTCTCTATTCCGTGCTTCACTTTCAAATACCTCTTATCAATGTTCTTTTGTCCATAAATTTTTACATAGTGCATTTACAGCGTATAGCCTACTTTTATTCCTTGTTCTTGCTTcatttatttgtaaacttttcctGTATAGATATATGTTTCTCTAATCAAGTTTACACTGTTACATGATACTACCATTAAATTGATATTCAGTATATATATCTTTACTTAATATCTTTTAAGCATTCTCTGCATGTCAGTCCCTAACCTAAGGTAATACAAACATGTAccatttttcctcatttaaaatttttcattattttgagcCACTTCTGTCCAAAAGCTTTTCCCTTGTTTAGACTTGTTGTTATAGGATAAAATCCTAGGACTGAGATTCCCAATGTCATTGCATTGATAATGGGGAATTTAGGGCTGAAGCAGAAATATTCTGATGACTCTTCTTAAGTTTACTTATTGCCATATTGCTTTCCCTAAGGATCTCCAGTTTCCAGTGTTACAAGATATGTATTTTGAGTGTGGCAAGTTTACTCCTGCTTCTGCATCGACTATTATAGTACTTGCTTATGGCCTTTTATGGAATGTCCTTTTATGCCAGATATTGTTAttgatatttttacatattaactTTATTATAACAATGCTAACAGGAAAATTCTATAATCCTCCCGTTTTTTGAAATCTTATCAATGAGGCTCTGAATGAGCCTTCTGTCCATTTTGAGCACTTAGGGACCAAAtacttcaaaatttaaaagtggGCATCACGATAGATCTATTTGTCCACCGTCTACAAAAGCACTGCGAATTCGTGGGCAATATGtaactgctttgtttttttaatttccttattttacttGGGAGTGAACTTGCAAATATTTCTATGTGTCACCGATGTATGAGTGTTAACTTCCTTGTCTTCAGATGAGTGGACTGGAATATATCAGAGGTTCGTATGGTTGCAAAATAGTTATGTGTGTATCtaggtatatattttttgtgaACTGACATTCCATAGTTTCATCAGAATGTTAATGTGACCTGTGATGTACAGATGCGCTATTTGTATCATGCTGTGATGCCTAAGGTATGGATTTTAGTTTTTTGTTGCGTGCTTGAGCTCTGCCAGCCACCAGCACCAGTCTATGAGCAGCCCATACGAGCAGTTGTCTCACTAGAAATTTAATAGTAGGCAGCATTGGAGGTACCAGCTTTTACCTTCTGCAGACCATCTACGTCATTGGGCAGCAGCACCATCATGCTTAGCTCTTGGCCTTTGTATGGTATTTCCAGGATCTTGACTTGCATGTCCTCCAGTGACGTGAAATTGAAATGACTGGTTTGTTTCATCATCTGCACAGATTTGCTTGTATCCTGCAATAAATGCATGTGGCAAAAAATGCTAAGTGAGCATAActcaaaaagaaagataatattaTTGTAACACCAAATACATCCTCCTTCTATGAGATAATCTCGGAAATCTGTGGATGAGAGACAAGAGTTTCTTCAAGGAATCCCaactaaataaagttaaaaaaaaaaaagacaagaaaataaaccTTGACAAATTCTATCTTCTACCTGCAGCAGCTATATATTAATCACTAGGTATTTAAATTTCACAGTGAATGTGTAGCTATGTTATgttatatacataatttatagACAATACCTTGTTCAGCCAAAATTTTTCCTCCccagtattttctttcttaaattcctgGCACCACTGCCCTTTGAAATAGACTGCGTTCACCAGAACCAGAATGGTCGTGCTACCAAGAGTGCCTTCGGGAAAGAGATCCTTGATTTTTtctgcaaagaaagaaaatcaaaggtTTGTCATGAAAGGCACAAGTGGTTTGTCTGGAAGATGCTTTGAAAGTTACAACTGATGATTAAATATTCACACAAGTCACCACATTAGGGACTCTGTGCCCGATTGTTCACAAGGTGAAGCTTTCCTCATGGCACCAGCCTGATGGAGTCGCCCTCATGCAGACACCCCTTTTCTGACTGGCAACGTGTTTGGTCTCTGTGGTGACATCAGTCATCTCACACTGAATTCTGATGAACTGATTTCAGCTGATCTTTCCACGGGTcagttttctccctccctccctaccaccctccctgtcccctcaATAACCCCCACCCTCCCATTTCCTCCACccttccttctgttcttttcttcttcactttcttctttgctttccaTTTTTTCAAACTTGAACTCACTACTCAGAGGAAATGGGCCTGAATGTTCTTTAGGACAAATGACATGAGCACTAAAATCGAAAACATGTACTCAGACACCATTTCCCGGGGTGTCTTTGTCTTCATTTGCCACGCTGAGTTGATGTAGGTTTGGCCTGTATTTAGGATGGGAGGTAGGATATGATTCATAGAATGGAGACATCATCCAGCCGCCTTCCGTGGTTGGGGAGGACGACTGTGACCATCCCTGCAGGATGCGGGGATGCGGAAGTGGTCAGGCAGCTTCTGCTGCAGGTGGCAAGACGGGTGGGTTGCAGGAGAGCGGCTCGTTTCCCAGTTGACAAAGGATAAGGGAACCCTTTTAATATTATCTCTTAGGGATCATAATCCAGACATTAAGCCtctaatttaaagataaaatgcgAATCAACCTGAAGTTTGAGCAGAGAGTTGGGATCCGTAGAGATACTGTCATCCACAGACTCAGCTGAGTTTCCAGGTAGCTGGTCCTGGGATCCCTCCTGGGCTCCCCTTGTTTCTCTCCACACTGACGTGGACCATTCCACCCTCTGCAGTGCCCTCCTCCATCCTCTGCAATCTCATCTCACCCTGGCTCCTGGCACCCCATGCAGGGTCCAGCACAGCGTTCACAAACAGCGGGGACTCTACAGTGATTTTTAAGGAGTGGCTCTCTCTCATAACCTACCATTAGTTTGGCTTTCCACCCAGGAATTAATCATCTTCCGGCTTTCTTCTGCAGCACTGACAAAATCAGCAGATTCCACACTGGCTAGGTAAAATTTCTCAATATTATCCATGTATGCCTATGACATgggcaggaagaaaggagggattAAGAGTAATTTATCAGTAACTATGTAGGTATTCCCAGATTTAACTGTGTTCAGTGATGACCAAACAGAGTACCTGAAACAATCCTTATGCCCACTTCCCCGGTGGGTTGTCAGGCTCTGGGACACTCCAGTGGGAGGGCGCTGCAGTCCAGGAGCTGAATGCCCCCGGGGCAAATGCTCCCCATGTGGGTCAGCCAGGCtcctctgcctccccctcccccattagGAGATGGGATGAGAGGACCCAGGATGCAGACCAAAGGTGTGACAGGCCATGAAACTTACCTGAAGAAACAGAAGAGGCTTTGCTCCATAGAGCCTGTTGGCTATGTTCAGCTCATAGGCATCAGTGGGTTTCTTGAACTCAGTCAGAAGGTTTTGAAATTGATGATGCATATCTCCTGGCTTTTCAACCTTCAAACACCAGAAAGTGAGCTAATTGGATTCTCATTGTATGTAAATACTACACCCCCACAGGTCTGTGAGCTCTGTACCTAGAGTTTGGTATCCCCACGGATGACATTTGTTGCTATCCCCCCATATATGATGTATTTTACCAGAAATACTCTTCATAATCCTTACATTCAATCTTCCAGGTAATTCTTCCTTCCTGCTCTAACACACTCcagtcttttctcttttgaaCTAGAGATGCAGCACCATTACACTATTGGATTGTGTTTTAATTGTCTCAAATGTTTAGGGACCAGCTAAAACTTAAACTCCTTGAGAGCTAGAACCATAGTGCATCTCTAACAGTCATCAACTGTATGAGAACATGAAATTTGTATATTGCCCTATGTTATGACATGAAGCCCTGTTTTACTCCTTGGAGGGATTACTCTCTAAGACCCCTTGATTGTGCTCTTTGGCTGTTCATTATTCCAGTCACTCTGAAGTAGGAGCAGTGTGTCTCTGGTACACTGCTCACAGCTGTACATCAGCATCTCTAAGTCTTTAGTTCAGTTGACATGAAAACAAGAGAGTTCAGAGAAAAACTTCTCCGAGGAGACAGAGCCAATTTTTCAACTCACGCGTATCTCAACCAGAACCTTCCACTTGCTAACTAAGAGTTTAGGACTATTTAGGCTACCAACCATAATTCTCATTCAagcattttccaaaatatagttGATCATATGTTTATTGCTCTTAATCTAATTTAgggattaattaaaattatataattttagcaACATATTGTGAtgactataattattattattctatataataaaataataataataataaaaataataataataataatacataaagtTTATGGGGGTTTCTGTCATCCAGGCACTGTTGTCCTGTTTTACATGTAGTTACATGTCTTGTAGCAGACTTTTTGTTGCTCCTAGTTAATTTGTATGAAGTCAAATTGTGGCTCAGAGCAGTTGTATTTTGCCACGTTCTCCATTCCTGAACAGAAGAGCACAATTTGAAGCTcctgagttccctgg includes these proteins:
- the SERPINB3 gene encoding serpin B3; its protein translation is MGGGKRELYSPDLTIHSTSAHRLSAHLCFLQAHRSSRLHRATMSSLGEAIIHFAVDLFQQIRQSEKENIFFSPLSIMSALAMTSLGAQGHTASEILKVLHSNENAEDTIGGGATRDPVEKPGDMHHQFQNLLTEFKKPTDAYELNIANRLYGAKPLLFLQAYMDNIEKFYLASVESADFVSAAEESRKMINSWVESQTNEKIKDLFPEGTLGSTTILVLVNAVYFKGQWCQEFKKENTGEEKFWLNKDTSKSVQMMKQTSHFNFTSLEDMQVKILEIPYKGQELSMMVLLPNDVDGLQKLEDQLTAEKLIEWTSPQNMKELQVDLYLPRFKVEESYSLKPTLIALGMVDAFSLGKADFSGMTGGQGLVLSKVLHKSFVEVNEEGTEAAASTGVEVRLTSRPTTDSFRCDHPFLFFIKHNKTNSLLFYGRVSSPEM